One window of Pyrus communis chromosome 12, drPyrComm1.1, whole genome shotgun sequence genomic DNA carries:
- the LOC137711582 gene encoding hydroquinone glucosyltransferase-like: MALDTQGHSGGSSHHHKLLTPPHVAIVPTPGIGHLTPLIELAKRFVVHHNFSVTFIIPNDGSLLTPQRKVLEALSSLSISYVFLPPVSFDDLPDDAMIETKIGLTLTRSLSALRDSVRVLNESTRLVSLIVDIFGVDAFDVAVEFQVSPYMFFPSSAMGLLLILHMPHLHETTSCEYRDMPEPVQLPGCVPLHGRDFSDPLQDRTNPAYKAVIHMCKKYGSAAGIMVNSFVDLEPGAFKALKDQGRGIPPVYPVGPVVKTGSIDGIDGNECLRWLDKQPNGSVLFVSFGSGGTFSQEQLNELALGLELSGHRFIWVVKSPNETVKNASFFSVEGEENQLGFLPNGFLERTKDVGLVVPTWAPQVEVLNHRSTGGFLTHCGWNSTLESIMHGVPLIAWPLYAEQKMNKLLLVDGLKVAMGVKENKKGIVESQDVANYIRDLIEGDEGKLLRKKMEEYKEAAKLVLAKEGSSTKSLAEVAQIWKGLKN, from the coding sequence ATGGCATTAGACACCCAAGGCCATAGCGGCGGCAGCAGCCACCACCACAAACTGCTCACGCCACCCCATGTAGCCATTGTCCCAACCCCGGGCATAGGTCACCTCACTCCCCTCATCGAGTTAGCCAAACGATTCGTCGTCCATCACAACTTCTCCGTCACGTTCATCATCCCGAACGACGGGTCGCTTTTGACACCCCAAAGGAAGGTCCTCGAAGCCCTCAGTTCTCTTTCCATTTCTTACGTCTTCCTCCCTCCGGTGAGCTTCGACGACCTCCCTGATGACGCCATGATCGAGACCAAGATCGGTCTCACCTTGACTCGGTCCCTCTCGGCTCTCCGGGACTCAGTAAGGGTACTAAACGAGTCAACTCGGCTAGTGTCACTTATTGTTGATATTTTTGGTGTGGACGCTTTTGATGTCGCCGTTGAATTCCAAGTGTCCCCTTATATGTTTTTCCCCAGTAGCGCTATGGGGTTGTTGCTTATATTGCATATGCCACACCTTCATGAGACCACTTCTTGTGAGTATAGGGACATGCCTGAACCGGTCCAACTCCCTGGCTGTGTGCCACTTCATGGTCGAGATTTCTCGGATCCACTTCAGGATAGGACCAACCCGGCCTACAAAGCTGTGATTCACATGTGCAAGAAGTATGGTTCGGCTGCCGGGATCATGGTCAATAGCTTTGTGGATTTGGAACCGGGTGCTTTTAAGGCTCTCAAGGATCAAGGGAGAGGTATTCCACCGGTTTATCCGGTTGGACCGGTGGTAAAAACCGGTTCAATAGATGGGATCGATGGGAATGAGTGTTTGAGGTGGCTTGATAAGCAGCCCAATGGGTCagttttatttgtttcatttgGGAGCGGTGGGACTTTCTCACAAGAGCAACTGAATGAGTTGGCCTTGGGTCTTGAATTGAGTGGGCATAGATTTATTTGGGTAGTCAAGAGTCCAAACGAGACGGTTAAAAATGCTTCTTTTTTTAGTGTCGAAGGCGAAGAAAACCAACTTGGGTTTCTACCAAACGGGTTTTTGGAGAGAACCAAAGATGTGGGTCTAGTTGTGCCGACGTGGGCCCCACAGGTCGAAGTGTTGAATCACAGGTCAACAGGCGGGTTTTTGACCCATTGCGGGTGGAACTCGACACTCGAGAGCATCATGCATGGTGTGCCTTTGATTGCTTGGCCGCTCTATGCAGAGCAAAAGATGAATAAGTTGCTACTAGTTGATGGTTTGAAAGTTGCAATGGGGGTCAAAGAGAATAAGAAGGGCATAGTGGAGAGCCAAGATGTTGCTAATTATATTAGGGACCTAATTGAAGGAGATGAAGGAAAATTGCTAAGGAAGAAGATGGAAGAGTATAAAGAGGCAGCCAAATTGGTTTTGGCAAAAGAAGGGTCGTCTACCAAGTCACTTGCTGAGGTTGCTCAAATATGGAAGGGACTGAAGAACTAA